The Zingiber officinale cultivar Zhangliang chromosome 10A, Zo_v1.1, whole genome shotgun sequence genome contains a region encoding:
- the LOC122027081 gene encoding probable hexosyltransferase MUCI70 isoform X2, which produces MKSFKSPFIVPHEESSVRQNISLISLPSRRTTPHPCERFPVSSPPMDKRHTGPRPCPVCYIPVEQALLCMPYSAFPSPVLKNLHYFSEDNLISYQPKGGSNFGGLPSLQHRNESFTIRESMTVHCGFANGRKPGQGTGFDIDDDILLEMEECHDVVVASAIFGNYDLMQQPKNISEYTKKNACFYMFVDEKTEAYMRNSSGLDDSGKVGLWRVVMVQNLPYEDSRRNGKIPKLLLHRLFPNARFSIWIDGKLQLVVDPYQILERFLWRRNHTFAISRHYSRFDVFEEAEANKAAGKYDNASIDHQIEFYKKEGLTPYSLSKLPITSDVPEGCVIIREHMPITNLFTCLWFNEVDRFTSRDQISFSTVRDRIMSQVDWTINMFMDCERRNFVVQAYHRDLLEQRKALAAMRHPPPAAAVTTQDKIAKVPPLKKLSGKTPSRRGRDKRSGSRRRHPRVITGRL; this is translated from the exons ATGAAAAGCTTCAAGTCCCCATTTATTGTTCCACATGAAGAGTCTTCAGTTAGACAGAATATAAGTCTTATTTCTCTTCCCTCTCGTCGCACGACACCACATCCTTGTGAAAGATTCCCTGTTTCTTCTCCACCAATGGATAAGAGGCACACTGGCCCACGTC CGTGTCCTGTATGTTACATCCCTGTAGAGCAGGCTTTGCTTTGCATGCCTTATTCAGCATTTCCATCACCAGTTCTTAAGAATTTACATTATTTTTCAGAAGATAATTTAATTTCTTATCAGCCAAAAGGGGGTTCTAACTTTGGTGGACTTCCATCTTTACAGCATAGAAATGAATCTTTCACTATAAGAGAATCAATGACTGTGCACTGTGG ATTTGCAAATGGAAGGAAACCTGGTCAAGGAACTGGATTTGATATCGATGATGATATCCTTCTGGAAATGGAAGAATGTCATGATGTTGTTGTAGCCTCTGCTATATTTG GAAATTATGATTTAATGCAACAACCCAAGAACATTAGTGAATATACAAAGAAGAATGCGTGCTTTTACATGTTTGTTGATGAAAAAACTGAAGCCTATATGAGAAATTCTAGTGGACTAGATGATTCTGGAAAAGTAGGTCTGTGGAGAGTGGTGATGGTTCAAAATCTTCCATATGAGGATTCAAGACGCAATGGGAAG ATTCCTAAACTTTTACTCCATAGACTTTTCCCAAATGCTCGGTTTTCTATTTGGATTGATGGAAAACTTCAGCTCGTTGTGGATCCCTATCAAATTCTTGAGAG ATTCTTGTGGAGGAGAAACCACACTTTTGCAATATCTAGGCACTACAGTCGCTTTGATGTATTTGAGGAAGCAGAGGCTAATAAAGCTGCTGGAAAATATGACAATGCCTCCATAGATCATCAAATTGAATTTTACAAGAAAGAGGGATTGACACCTTATTCTTTATCTAAGCTTCCAATTACAAGTG ATGTACCGGAGGGATGTGTGATCATCAGAGAGCACATGCCAATCACTAATTTATTCACCTGTCTGTGGTTCAATGAAGTCGATCGTTTTACATCCAGGGACCAAATCAGTTTCAGCACTGTGAGGGATAGGATTATGTCTCAAGTTGATTGGACAATTAACATGTTTATGGATTGCGAAAGGCGCAACTTTGTTGTTCAG GCATACCACAGGGACCTGTTGGAGCAGCGGAAGGCGCTTGCGGCGATGCGCCACCCACCTCCTGCTGCCGCCGTGACAACACAGGACAAAATCGCGAAAGTACCGCCGTTGAAGAAACTGTCTGGGAAAACGCCCTCGAGGCGTGGTAGGGACAAGAGATCCGGTTCCCGACGCCGGCATCCAAGAGTCATCACTGGAAGATTATGA
- the LOC122027081 gene encoding probable hexosyltransferase MUCI70 isoform X1, whose amino-acid sequence MTAASLGFRSGSNGSLHQQLQNGAFSATQPISLRRASRSVSGRIYKFVGRRRKVGILLMLMISVTVLSFVSVISRDEDSLVGSTTTLAYSENLSMKSFKSPFIVPHEESSVRQNISLISLPSRRTTPHPCERFPVSSPPMDKRHTGPRPCPVCYIPVEQALLCMPYSAFPSPVLKNLHYFSEDNLISYQPKGGSNFGGLPSLQHRNESFTIRESMTVHCGFANGRKPGQGTGFDIDDDILLEMEECHDVVVASAIFGNYDLMQQPKNISEYTKKNACFYMFVDEKTEAYMRNSSGLDDSGKVGLWRVVMVQNLPYEDSRRNGKIPKLLLHRLFPNARFSIWIDGKLQLVVDPYQILERFLWRRNHTFAISRHYSRFDVFEEAEANKAAGKYDNASIDHQIEFYKKEGLTPYSLSKLPITSDVPEGCVIIREHMPITNLFTCLWFNEVDRFTSRDQISFSTVRDRIMSQVDWTINMFMDCERRNFVVQAYHRDLLEQRKALAAMRHPPPAAAVTTQDKIAKVPPLKKLSGKTPSRRGRDKRSGSRRRHPRVITGRL is encoded by the exons ATGACTGCAGCGTCATTGGGCTTTCGGTCGGGAAGTAACGGATCATTGCATCAACAGCTACAGAATGGTGCTTTTTCGGCAACTCAACCGATCTCGCTTCGAAGGGCTTCAAGATCCGTATCCGGAAGGATTTACAAATTTGTGGGGAGGAGGAGGAAGGTCGGAATTCTACTGATGCTCATGATTTCAGTTACAGTACTATCGTTTGTTTCGGTTATTAGTAGAG ATGAAGATTCATTGGTAGGTTCTACTACCACACTTGCGTATTCAGAAAATCTTTCAATGAAAAGCTTCAAGTCCCCATTTATTGTTCCACATGAAGAGTCTTCAGTTAGACAGAATATAAGTCTTATTTCTCTTCCCTCTCGTCGCACGACACCACATCCTTGTGAAAGATTCCCTGTTTCTTCTCCACCAATGGATAAGAGGCACACTGGCCCACGTC CGTGTCCTGTATGTTACATCCCTGTAGAGCAGGCTTTGCTTTGCATGCCTTATTCAGCATTTCCATCACCAGTTCTTAAGAATTTACATTATTTTTCAGAAGATAATTTAATTTCTTATCAGCCAAAAGGGGGTTCTAACTTTGGTGGACTTCCATCTTTACAGCATAGAAATGAATCTTTCACTATAAGAGAATCAATGACTGTGCACTGTGG ATTTGCAAATGGAAGGAAACCTGGTCAAGGAACTGGATTTGATATCGATGATGATATCCTTCTGGAAATGGAAGAATGTCATGATGTTGTTGTAGCCTCTGCTATATTTG GAAATTATGATTTAATGCAACAACCCAAGAACATTAGTGAATATACAAAGAAGAATGCGTGCTTTTACATGTTTGTTGATGAAAAAACTGAAGCCTATATGAGAAATTCTAGTGGACTAGATGATTCTGGAAAAGTAGGTCTGTGGAGAGTGGTGATGGTTCAAAATCTTCCATATGAGGATTCAAGACGCAATGGGAAG ATTCCTAAACTTTTACTCCATAGACTTTTCCCAAATGCTCGGTTTTCTATTTGGATTGATGGAAAACTTCAGCTCGTTGTGGATCCCTATCAAATTCTTGAGAG ATTCTTGTGGAGGAGAAACCACACTTTTGCAATATCTAGGCACTACAGTCGCTTTGATGTATTTGAGGAAGCAGAGGCTAATAAAGCTGCTGGAAAATATGACAATGCCTCCATAGATCATCAAATTGAATTTTACAAGAAAGAGGGATTGACACCTTATTCTTTATCTAAGCTTCCAATTACAAGTG ATGTACCGGAGGGATGTGTGATCATCAGAGAGCACATGCCAATCACTAATTTATTCACCTGTCTGTGGTTCAATGAAGTCGATCGTTTTACATCCAGGGACCAAATCAGTTTCAGCACTGTGAGGGATAGGATTATGTCTCAAGTTGATTGGACAATTAACATGTTTATGGATTGCGAAAGGCGCAACTTTGTTGTTCAG GCATACCACAGGGACCTGTTGGAGCAGCGGAAGGCGCTTGCGGCGATGCGCCACCCACCTCCTGCTGCCGCCGTGACAACACAGGACAAAATCGCGAAAGTACCGCCGTTGAAGAAACTGTCTGGGAAAACGCCCTCGAGGCGTGGTAGGGACAAGAGATCCGGTTCCCGACGCCGGCATCCAAGAGTCATCACTGGAAGATTATGA
- the LOC122027046 gene encoding dolichyl-diphosphooligosaccharide--protein glycosyltransferase subunit STT3A-like, which produces MADPSEAKGEGSLRKAFGGVLGVFILLLIGTLAFSIRLFSVIKYESVIHEFDPYFNYRVTQFLTKNGIYDFWNWFDDRTWYPLGRVIGGTVYPGLTLTAGSIWWLLNNLNIPLSVETVCVFTAPIFSANAAWATYLLTKEVKGTGAGLTAAALLAMVPSYISRSVAGSYDNEAVAIFALIFTFYLYIKTLNTGSLFYATLNALSYFYMVCSWGGYTFIINLIPMHVLLCIVTGRYSSRLYIAYAPLVVLGTLLASLVPVVGFNAVMTSEHFASFLVFIILHVVALVYYIKGILSPKMFKVAMTLVVTIGIAVCSAVLAILIALVASSPTKGWSGRSLSLLDPTYASKYIPIIASVSEHQPPTWPSYFMDINVLAFLVPAGIVACFLPLSDASSFVILYIATSVYFSGVMVRLMLVLAPAACIMSGIALSEAFDAFTRSIKFQLPKLFEASPSDAGDTNRGTQDEPTKVDNNTPTEKTETTAKERPSEKHRKKEKKKLEKGKEIKEKGKENTDKVSNKPLNAKKLLVLPLEASAVAILLLLILGAFYVVHCVWAAAEAYSAPSIVLTSHSHDGLHVFDDFREAYAWLKHNTDVDDKVASWWDYGYQTTAMANRTVIVDNNTWNNTHIATVGTAMSSPEKPAWDIFNSLDVKYVLVVFGGLVGYSSDDINKFLWMVRIGGGVFPHIREPDYLRDGQYRIDAHATPTMLNCLMYKLSYYRFVETDGKGFDRVRGTEIGKKHFRLTHFEEVFTTHHWMVRIYKLKSPKNRIRGKSKKKTNPKTTSKINSNKNVKKNPWQ; this is translated from the exons ATGGCGGATCCCTCCGAAGCTAAAGGGGAAGGATCCCTGCGGAAGGCCTTCGGGGGTGTTCTCGGAGTATTCATTCTCCTCCTGATTGGAACCCTAGCCTTCTCGATCCGCCTCTTCTCG GTCATCAAGTATGAGAGTGTGATTCACGAGTTCGATCCGTACTTCAATTACAGAGTCACTCAG TTTCTCACAAAGAATGGAATTTACGACTTTTGGAATTGGTTTGATGATCGAACCTG GTATCCCCTTGGTCGTGTAATAGGTGGAACTGTTTACCCTGGTTTAACACTAACAGCTGGTTCCATATGGTG GCTGTTGAATAACTTGAACATTCCTCTATCAGTGGAGACTGTCTGTGTATTCACAGCTCCTATTTTCTCAGCTAATGCAGCATGGGCTACATATCTTCTCACAAAG GAAGTCAAGGGAACTGGAGCTGGTTTAACTGCAGCAGCCCTATTGGCAATG GTCCCCTCATATATTTCACGATCTGTGGCTGGAAGCTATGACAATGAAGCTGTTGCAATATTTGCCCTAATTTTCACTTTTTATCTTTATATCAAG ACACTGAATACTGGATCCCTCTTTTATGCCACCTTGAATGCTCTATCGTACTTCTACATG GTGTGCTCTTGGGGAGGCTATACGTTCATTATTAACCTTATTCCAATGCACGTCCTTCTCTGCATTGTAACTGGCCGTTACTCATCACGTTTGTACATTGCCTATGCTCCTCTT GTTGTTCTAGGAACACTATTAGCTTCCTTGGTGCCTGTGGTTGGTTTCAATGCAGTGATGACGTCTGAGCACTTTGCTTCATTTTTG GTTTTCATCATTCTTCATGTCGTTGCTTTAGTTTATTACATCAAGGGAATATTATCTCCTAAGATGTTTAAAGTGGCTATGACACTTGTTGTTACAATTGGCAT TGCTGTTTGCTCTGCAGTTTTAGCTATTCTCATAGCATTGGTTGCCTCTAGCCCAACAAAAGGTTGGAGTGGACGTAGCTTGAGTCTTCTTGATCC AACTTATGCGAGCAAGTACATACCGATCATTGCTAGTGTTAGCGAACATCAGCCACCAACATGGCCTTCTTATTTCATGGACATCAATGTGTTGGCTTTCTTGGTTCCAGCTGGCATTGTT GCATGCTTTTTACCTCTCTCTGATGCAAGCTCATTTGTGATTTTGTATATAGCAACCTCGGTATATTTTTCTGGAGTTATG GTACGTCTTATGCTTGTTTTGGCTCCTGCTGCATGCATTATGTCTGGCATTGCTCTCTCAGAAGCCTTTGATGCCTTCACACGGTCTATCAAATTTCAACTTCCTAAATTATTTGAAGCTTCGCCTTCTGAT GCAGGGGATACTAACCGTGGCACTCAAGATGAACCAACAAAGGTTGATAACAACACTCCAACAGAAAAAACTGAAACTACTGCAAAGGAAAGACCATCAGAGAAGCataggaagaaagaaaaaaaaaaattggagaaaGGTAAAGAAATTaaggagaaaggaaaagaaaacactgATAAGGTGTCGAATAAACCTTTAAATGCTAAGAAACTTCTGGTACTGCCTTTGGAGGCTTCTGCAGTTGCCATTCTTCTACTGCTCATTCTTGGAGCCTTTTATGTG GTTCATTGTGTCTGGGCAGCTGCAGAAGCTTATTCTGCCCCATCGATTGTTCTAACATCTCATTCCCATGACGGCCTGCATGTTTTCGATGATTTTCGTGAAGCATACGCGTGGTTAAAGCATAACACTGATGTAGATGATAAG GTTGCATCTTGGTGGGACTATGGTTATCAAACAACTGCAATGGCAAACCGCACTGTCATTGTCGACAATAATACCTGGAATAACACTCATATTGCTACTGTTGGTACTGCTATGTCCTCGCCAGAGAAACCAGCTTGGGATATCTTCAATTCCCTGGATGTCAAATATGTTCTTGTTGTTTTTGGAG GTCTTGTGGGATACTCAAGTGACGACATTAACAAATTCTTGTGGATGGTTCGAATTGGAGGCGGTGTCTTTCCACATATCAGAGAGCCTGATTATCTT AGGGATGGTCAGTATCGAATCGATGCACATGCTACGCCAACAATGCTCAATTGCCTAATGTACAAGTTGTCATACTACAg GTTTGTGGAAACAGATGGTAAAGGTTTTGATAGAGTCAGGGGGACAGAAATAGGGAAGAAACATTTCAGACTAACACATTTTGAAGAG GTGTTTACTACACATCATTGGATGGTTCGAATATATAAACtgaaatcaccaaagaataggatACGTGGAAAATCGAAGAAAAAAACA AATCCTAAAACGACTTCTAAGATCAATTCAAACAAGAATGTTAAGAAGAATCCTTGGCAGTGA
- the LOC122027081 gene encoding probable hexosyltransferase MUCI70 isoform X3 has translation MVLFRQLNRSRFEGLQDPYPEGFTNLWGGGGRFANGRKPGQGTGFDIDDDILLEMEECHDVVVASAIFGNYDLMQQPKNISEYTKKNACFYMFVDEKTEAYMRNSSGLDDSGKVGLWRVVMVQNLPYEDSRRNGKIPKLLLHRLFPNARFSIWIDGKLQLVVDPYQILERFLWRRNHTFAISRHYSRFDVFEEAEANKAAGKYDNASIDHQIEFYKKEGLTPYSLSKLPITSDVPEGCVIIREHMPITNLFTCLWFNEVDRFTSRDQISFSTVRDRIMSQVDWTINMFMDCERRNFVVQAYHRDLLEQRKALAAMRHPPPAAAVTTQDKIAKVPPLKKLSGKTPSRRGRDKRSGSRRRHPRVITGRL, from the exons ATGGTGCTTTTTCGGCAACTCAACCGATCTCGCTTCGAAGGGCTTCAAGATCCGTATCCGGAAGGATTTACAAATTTGTGGGGAGGAGGAGGAAG ATTTGCAAATGGAAGGAAACCTGGTCAAGGAACTGGATTTGATATCGATGATGATATCCTTCTGGAAATGGAAGAATGTCATGATGTTGTTGTAGCCTCTGCTATATTTG GAAATTATGATTTAATGCAACAACCCAAGAACATTAGTGAATATACAAAGAAGAATGCGTGCTTTTACATGTTTGTTGATGAAAAAACTGAAGCCTATATGAGAAATTCTAGTGGACTAGATGATTCTGGAAAAGTAGGTCTGTGGAGAGTGGTGATGGTTCAAAATCTTCCATATGAGGATTCAAGACGCAATGGGAAG ATTCCTAAACTTTTACTCCATAGACTTTTCCCAAATGCTCGGTTTTCTATTTGGATTGATGGAAAACTTCAGCTCGTTGTGGATCCCTATCAAATTCTTGAGAG ATTCTTGTGGAGGAGAAACCACACTTTTGCAATATCTAGGCACTACAGTCGCTTTGATGTATTTGAGGAAGCAGAGGCTAATAAAGCTGCTGGAAAATATGACAATGCCTCCATAGATCATCAAATTGAATTTTACAAGAAAGAGGGATTGACACCTTATTCTTTATCTAAGCTTCCAATTACAAGTG ATGTACCGGAGGGATGTGTGATCATCAGAGAGCACATGCCAATCACTAATTTATTCACCTGTCTGTGGTTCAATGAAGTCGATCGTTTTACATCCAGGGACCAAATCAGTTTCAGCACTGTGAGGGATAGGATTATGTCTCAAGTTGATTGGACAATTAACATGTTTATGGATTGCGAAAGGCGCAACTTTGTTGTTCAG GCATACCACAGGGACCTGTTGGAGCAGCGGAAGGCGCTTGCGGCGATGCGCCACCCACCTCCTGCTGCCGCCGTGACAACACAGGACAAAATCGCGAAAGTACCGCCGTTGAAGAAACTGTCTGGGAAAACGCCCTCGAGGCGTGGTAGGGACAAGAGATCCGGTTCCCGACGCCGGCATCCAAGAGTCATCACTGGAAGATTATGA